In Pyrus communis chromosome 8, drPyrComm1.1, whole genome shotgun sequence, one genomic interval encodes:
- the LOC137741812 gene encoding uncharacterized protein has product MVMGRVKILTLTLFAASLLFLPKMEAQLLFPPVRPFCASQFALANYACSILPFAPMPPPTPPSPPPPSPNDDGQEEQHDHGHGHGHGHGHNHGHRHVHHRHRHHVHESIPAEDNCCRWLTQLDNQCVCELLVHLPNFLVRPAHVYSVVIGETCTVTYTCGTPIRIKI; this is encoded by the coding sequence ATGGTCATGGGGAGAGTCAAGATTCTTACTTTAACCTTGTTTGCAGCTTCCCTACTCTTCCTGCCGAAGATGGAGGCGCAGCTTCTATTCCCACCTGTCCGCCCTTTCTGTGCATCACAGTTTGCCCTTGCTAACTATGCTTGCTCGATACTCCCCTTTGCTCCGATGCCCCCTCCAACACCCCCCTCCCCTCCTCCCCCTTCTCCCAATGATGATGGACAGGAAGAGCAACATGACCATGGCCATGGCCATGGACATGGACATGGACATAATCACGGGCATAGACATGTCCATCATAGGCACAGGCATCATGTGCATGAATCCATACCTGCAGAAGATAATTGTTGTAGGTGGTTAACCCAGCTGGATAATCAATGTGTGTGTGAGCTGCTGGTTCACCTGCCTAACTTCCTCGTTAGGCCTGCTCATGTGTACTCCGTGGTTATCGGAGAAACTTGCACCGTTACCTACACGTGCGGAACCCCGATCAGGATAAAGATATGA